A genomic stretch from Silurus meridionalis isolate SWU-2019-XX chromosome 1, ASM1480568v1, whole genome shotgun sequence includes:
- the LOC124376244 gene encoding meiosis regulator and mRNA stability factor 1 isoform X6, whose protein sequence is MMEGSGKERQIYNGRSFPWLRSTDNKLWKLTDCFSSLQSTQHQSNYMEVRKPVLELKDVPPPPLHSATQQPLALAAQSAPHPCQLPVSDPQPHQQPLSQLQPGSPKPTQCLGAADSEKVWPNIPPPQPCSASVPMCNGCRVPGTSNDGILHPIGMAKVNQKCGLGSSDGCGQESLPPVGVFWDIENCAVPSGRSAATVVQRLRERFFQGHREAEFICVCDISKENKAVIQELNNCQVTVAHINATAKNAADDKLRQSLRRFAETHTAPATVIVVSSDVNFASELSDLRHRHGFRVILVHKAQASPALLQHAHVEVLFEDFVSELPPRMLIKSQPCFNLLFVHNLPTHRDAKSVSSRLQRLSNNCGGKVLGVSGGTAVLRFASAEAAERACKRMENEDVLGNRITVSFSPDGLQEEVVERSRPATSSSFSNALFLPVEKPRSPRRPRRALRAFQSGRDAGVNVPERPYSPRKVGHASSCSPVLKSLSQDASGMESKPRTSLPMEKVRAASASPQSNGLTSHLQPAKPAFPAELLQRGRRRDSCSLRGTTDSPAEPFQVSTPSAFSKLNLHSSFSPLMFSQGSWSSRSASPCLSNRSSPLSVPSRSPCPNSQPEPFSDGADIQVANLDYRMSRKELQQIILDTFAKHGRVKNVELSPHTDYQLKAKVQMSSLQQAIGAVSVLHRYKIGNKRIHVSIITGANNKSLTSLSSEIISILQDSPANCLPLFKFTEIYEKKFGHKLVTSDLYRLPEVVAVREQGGGRLVCLLSSSLARHSPLGSSQSHDGSSTSGSPVVFEELEYHEPVCKRHYTQQDFSEADYDPDTYKIPFVVVSVKALSAHVHSLLQSHEGTIPLLSFPECYASEFSPLTVAEEGMLEGSVPLEHLITCIPGITIVTAQNGFKVIKWIHNKPPPPNADPWLQRCKSPVGNPQLIQFSREIVDLMRNQPCCLMPITKFIPAYHHHFAKQCRVSDYGYSKLLELLEAVPHVLQILGLGSKRLLTLTHRAQVKRFTQDLLKLLKFQASKQVIIRDFMQAYHWCFSRDWRVVDYGLCDLMDLLTEIPDTTITVTQQDSDTVISVPKRERTAEEMERTRQFGKEVVDLLRHQPHFRMPFSKFIPTYHHHFGRQCKLTYYGFSKLVELFEAIPDVLQVLECGEEKVLALTEVERVKALAAQLVKLLRAQKDCTLPVSELLAEYSKTFGYGLRLQDFDASTLPALLTKLCHVVKVVVGTEEKEVQLINRKSLRALTSQLLAVMMSLPDEHNWLGVEALQKQYESMYDQQLNPCEYGFVSLTELLKSLPYLVELFEAEEEGDKGKDRVRLTRLYQFARKVRALLHTYHYNQIFLTEFWGAFSKYTGCEFQPRDYGYSTLEELLAAIPQVVWIKGHGHKKIIVLRNDMKARSSHANTESPQPEEARESQSPAGTHSPASGGSTGEAELLRLSSGSPVDLLCGPVPSCLPSPQLHPDPVLLQHKDLIRFEEHSHSQSRENQPIHDGQTQGALMPMECCGTTNEESDVAETSASSVGEVPTDCGEKSTECQSGTTKSNDPPDAVISKPSQPANLKPSVTESPSKRTSRNKIKLAANFSFPPSV, encoded by the exons ATGATGGAAGGATCGGGAAAGGAAAGGCAAATTTATAATGGAAGGTCCTTCCCATGGCTCAGGAGCACAGACAACAAGCTTTGGAAACTCACCGACTGCTTCTCTTCCCTCCAGTCTACACAACACCAG AGCAATTACATGGAAGTCCGTAAGCCAGTGTTGGAGCTGAAAGATGTCCCTCCCCCTCCACTCCACAGTGCCACTCAGCAGCCACTTGCTCTGGCCGCCCAGTCTGCGCCTCATCCCTGCCAGCTTCCCGTTTCGGACCCTCAACCCCACCAGCAGCCTCTTTCTCAGTTGCAGCCCGGGAGTCCTAAA CCCACGCAGTGTTTGGGTGCAGCCGACTCCGAGAAAGTTTGGCCCAACATACCCCCTCCTCAGCCCTGCTCTGCTTCTGTACCTATGTGTAATGGCTGCAGAGTTCCTGGAACCTCCAACGATGGCATTCTGCACCCAATCGGAATGGCTAAAGTCAACCAGAAATGtg GGCTAGGGTCGAGTGATGGTTGTGGACAGGAGTCCTTGCCCCCAGTGGGAGTGTTTTGGGACATAGAGAACTGTGCCGTGCCCAGTGGTCGTTCAGCTGCAACAGTGGTCCAGAGACTCCGTGAGCGTTTCTTCCAGGGACACCGCGAAGCCGAGTTCATCTGCGTGTGCGACATCAGCAAGGAGAACAAGGCTGTCATTCAGGAGCTCAATAACTGCCAG GTCACTGTTGCTCACATTAATGCCACAGCCAAAAATGCTGCTGATGACAAGCTCCGACAGAGTCTTAGACGCTTTGCTGAAACACACACCGCTCCTGCCACGGTTATCGTCGTTTCTT CGGATGTGAACTTTGCCAGTGAGCTGAGTGACCTGCGTCATCGCCATGGCTTCCGAGTCATTCTGGTGCACAAGGCTCAAGCTTCACCTGCTCTACTGCAGCACGCACACGTGGAGGTCCTATTTGAGGACTTTGTCTCCGAATTGCCCCCCAGGATGCTAATCAAATCACAg CCCTGTTTCAACCTCCTCTTTGTGCACAACCTCCCCACGCATCGCGATGCCAAGTCCGTCAGTAGCAGGCTTCAGCGCCTTTCCAATAACTGTGGTGGGAAGGTGCTGGGTGTGTCTGGTGGCACTGCTGTGCTCCGATTTGCCAGCGCAGAGGCGGCCGAGCGCGCCTGTAAGCGCATGGAGAACGAGGACGTCCTAGGGAACCGCATCACTGTGTCATTTTCCCCTGACGGGCTACAGGAGGAGGTTGTGGAGCGGTCGCGCCCTGCGacctcttcctccttttctaATGCTCTGTTCCTTCCCGTGGAGAAGCCGCGGTCACCACGTCGGCCCAGGCGTGCACTGCGGGCATTCCAAAGCGGCAGAGACGCCGGGGTGAATGTTCCAGAAAGACCCTACAGTCCTAGGAAAGTTGGGCATGCTTCTTCGTGCAGCCCAGTGTTGAAGTCTCTTTCCCAG GATGCGAGTGGTATGGAGTCTAAGCCCCGGACAAGTCTCCCAATGGAGAAAGTCCGTGCTGCATCTGCGTCTCCTCAGAGCAATGGCCTCACCTCTCATCTACAGCCTGCTAAACCAGCCTTCCCTGCAGAGCTCCTCCAACGGGGCCGCAG GAGAGACTCGTGCAGCCTGCGTGGTACTACAGATTCCCCAGCCGAGCCGTTTCAGGTGAGCACTCCATCAGCGTTCAGCAAACTCAACCTGCACTCTTCCTTCAGCCCGCTGATGTTCTCCCAGGGATCCTGGTCCTCAAG AAGCGCGTCTCCATGTCTGTCCAATCGCTCATCCCCGCTTAGCGTTCCCTCTCGTAGCCCATGCCCCAACTCTCAACCTGAGCCCTTCTCAGACGGTGCAGACATCCAGGTAGCCAACCTCGACTACAGGATGTCCAGGAAAGAGCTTCAGCAGATCATCCTTGACACTTTCGCTAAGCATGGCAGG GTGAAAAATGTTGAGCTTAGTCCTCACACAGACTACCAGCTCAAAGCTAAAGTACAGATGAGTTCTTTGCAGCAAGCTATAGGAGCCGTCAGCGTTCTTCACCGCTACAAGATCGGCAATAAGCGCATTCATGTCTCCATCATCACTGGTGCAAATAACAAATCCCTCACAAGTCTCAG TTCCGAGATCATCAGTATTCTTCAGGATTCTCCGGCTAACTGTCTTCCACTCTTCAAATTCACTGAGATTTATGAGAAAAA GTTTGGCCACAAACTGGTCACTAGCGACCTCTACAGATTGCCCGAGGTAGTTGCTGTGCGCGAACAGGGTGGGGGACGCTTGGTGTGTCTTCTCTCCAGCAGCCTAGCCAGACATAGTCCGCTGGGCTCCTCCCAGTCCCATGATGGCTCCTCTACCAGCGGCAGTCCTGTGGTGTTTGAGGAGCTTGAGTATCACGAGCCTGTCTGCAAACGTCACTACACACAGCAGGATTTTAG tgaggcAGACTATGACCCTGACACCTACAAGATCCCATTTGTTGTGGTGTCTGTGAAAGCCCTGTCTGCTCATGTGCACAGCCTACTGCAGTCTCATGAGGGTACCATTCCTTTGCTCAG TTTCCCAGAATGCTATGCATCAGAGTTCAGTCCGCTGACGGTGGCTGAAGAAGGCATGCTGGAGGGTAGTGTTCCACTGGAGCACCTCATTACCTGTATACCAGGCATCACTATTGTAACTGCACAGAATGGCTTCAAGGTCATCAAATGGATCCATAACAAACCCCCACCACCTAATGCAG ACCCATGGCTGCAGCGCTGTAAGAGTCCAGTAGGAAATCCACAGCTGATCCAGTTCAGTCGAGAAATTGTAGACCTGATGAGAAACCAACCTTGCTGCCTGATGCCCATCACGAAGTTCATCCCTGCCTACCACCATCATTTTGCCAAACAGTGTAGAGTCTCTGATTATGGCTACTCTAAACTGCTGGAACTGCTGGAGGCTGTACCACATGTGCTCCAG ATCCTGGGCCTGGGCTCAAAGCGTTTGCTGACCCTCACACACAGGGCGCAAGTGAAGCGTTTTACTCAGGACCTGCTCAAACTGCTCAAATTTCAGGCGAGCAAGCAGGTCATCATCAGGGACTTCATGCAAGCCTACCACTG GTGTTTCTCCAGGGACTGGCGAGTGGTTGACTATGGATTGTGCGACTTGATGGATCTGCTGACTGAGATTCCTGACACGACAATTACCGTCACACAGCAGGATTCTGACACTGTCATATCTGTACCCAAGAGAG AGCGGACTGCGGAGGAAATGGAGCGCACCAGACAATTCGGAAAGGAGGTAGTGGATCTGCTGCGCCACCAGCCACACTTCCGCATGCCCTTCAGCAAATTCATTCCGACTTATCACCACCACTTCGGCCGCCAGTGTAAGCTCACCTACTATGGGTTCTCTAAGCTCGTGGAGCTGTTTGAAGCCATTCCTGATGTCCTTCAG GTGCTAGAATGTGGTGAGGAGAAGGTGCTGGCTCTGACTGAGGTGGAGCGAGTGAAGGCCCTGGCAGCTCAGCTGGTAAAGCTCTTGCGTGCTCAGAAAGACTGCACCCTACCTGTTAGCGAGCTGCTGGCTGAGTACAGTAAGACTTTCGGCTATGGCCTCCGTCTGCAGGATTTCGATGCAAGTACGCTGCCTGCACTGCTCACCAAACTCTGCCATGTGGTCAAG GTAGTGGTTGGAACTGAAGAAAAAGAGGTGCAGCTCATCAACAGGAAATCACTACGTGCACTTACCTCTCAGTTGCTGGCTGtaatgatgtcacttcctgaTGAGCACAACTGGCTGGGAGTGGAGGCGCTGCAGAAGCAATACGAGTCGATGTACGATCAGCAACTCAACCCTTGTGAATACGGCTTCGTCTCACTCACTGAGCTGCTCAAGAGCCTGCCTTATTTGGTGGAg TTGTTTGAGGCAGAGGAGGAGGGCGATAAGGGCAAAGATCGAGTAAGGTTAACTCGGCTGTACCAGTTCGCTCGGAAGGTTCGAGCCCTCCTGCACACCTACCACTATAACCAGATCTTCCTGACCGAGTTTTGGGGTGCCTTCAGCAAATACACAGGCTGCGAGTTTCAGCCTCGTGACtatggatacagcactctggaGGAGCTCTTGGCCGCTATACCACAA GTCGTCTGGATAAAAGGCCACGGACACAAGAAGATTATAGTCCTAAGGAATGATATGAAAG CCCGCAGCAGCCATGCCAACACAGAAAGCCCTCAACCCGAGGAGGCCCGTGAGAGCCAGAGCCCTGCTGGCACACACAGCCCAG CCTCAGGTGGCAGTACTGGCGAGGCAGAGTTGCTGCGTCTGAGCTCTGGTTCTCCCGTGGACCTGCTGTGTGGGCCAGTTCCCTCCTGCCTACCTTCCCCTCAGCTACATCCTGACCCGGTTCTGCTCCAGCACAAAGACCTCATCCGCTTCGAGGAGCATTCGCACAGCCAGTCCAGAGAGAATCAGCCCATCCATGACGGCCAGACTCAAGGAGCTCTGATGCCCATGGAGTGCTGTGGGACTACAAATGAAGAGAGCGATGTGGCGGAAACGTCTGCGTCCAGTGTAGGTGAAGTTCCCACTGATTGTGGTGAAAAAAGCACAGAATGTCAGAGTGGGACTACAAAATCTAACGATCCACCAGACGCTGTGATTTCCAAGCCCTCACAACCTGCCAACCTCAAACCGTCAGTTACAGAAAGCCCAAGCAAGAGAACCTCCCGGAATAAAATCAAACTTGCAGCTAATTTTTCCTTCCCTCCATCAGTCTAA
- the LOC124376244 gene encoding meiosis regulator and mRNA stability factor 1 isoform X3, with the protein MMEGSGKERQIYNGRSFPWLRSTDNKLWKLTDCFSSLQSTQHQSNYMEVRKPVLELKDVPPPPLHSATQQPLALAAQSAPHPCQLPVSDPQPHQQPLSQLQPGSPKLQTPQSFGFRVASVATSQPMAAHTHPSCCAHHHTCSSVSVGCLQSKQVSGSAPVRSPCVALPGCCRCSEEHRAEQHYNSLSESPSSTHLCTKPLYHEHNTVCQQGAHYCHQCLRKPTQCLGAADSEKVWPNIPPPQPCSASVPMCNGCRVPGTSNDGILHPIGMAKVNQKCGLGSSDGCGQESLPPVGVFWDIENCAVPSGRSAATVVQRLRERFFQGHREAEFICVCDISKENKAVIQELNNCQVTVAHINATAKNAADDKLRQSLRRFAETHTAPATVIVVSSDVNFASELSDLRHRHGFRVILVHKAQASPALLQHAHVEVLFEDFVSELPPRMLIKSQPCFNLLFVHNLPTHRDAKSVSSRLQRLSNNCGGKVLGVSGGTAVLRFASAEAAERACKRMENEDVLGNRITVSFSPDGLQEEVVERSRPATSSSFSNALFLPVEKPRSPRRPRRALRAFQSGRDAGVNVPERPYSPRKVGHASSCSPVLKSLSQDASGMESKPRTSLPMEKVRAASASPQSNGLTSHLQPAKPAFPAELLQRGRRRDSCSLRGTTDSPAEPFQVSTPSAFSKLNLHSSFSPLMFSQGSWSSRSASPCLSNRSSPLSVPSRSPCPNSQPEPFSDGADIQVANLDYRMSRKELQQIILDTFAKHGRVKNVELSPHTDYQLKAKVQMSSLQQAIGAVSVLHRYKIGNKRIHVSIITGANNKSLTSLSSEIISILQDSPANCLPLFKFTEIYEKKFGHKLVTSDLYRLPEVVAVREQGGGRLVCLLSSSLARHSPLGSSQSHDGSSTSGSPVVFEELEYHEPVCKRHYTQQDFSEADYDPDTYKIPFVVVSVKALSAHVHSLLQSHEGTIPLLSFPECYASEFSPLTVAEEGMLEGSVPLEHLITCIPGITIVTAQNGFKVIKWIHNKPPPPNADPWLQRCKSPVGNPQLIQFSREIVDLMRNQPCCLMPITKFIPAYHHHFAKQCRVSDYGYSKLLELLEAVPHVLQILGLGSKRLLTLTHRAQVKRFTQDLLKLLKFQASKQVIIRDFMQAYHWCFSRDWRVVDYGLCDLMDLLTEIPDTTITVTQQDSDTVISVPKRERTAEEMERTRQFGKEVVDLLRHQPHFRMPFSKFIPTYHHHFGRQCKLTYYGFSKLVELFEAIPDVLQVLECGEEKVLALTEVERVKALAAQLVKLLRAQKDCTLPVSELLAEYSKTFGYGLRLQDFDASTLPALLTKLCHVVKVVVGTEEKEVQLINRKSLRALTSQLLAVMMSLPDEHNWLGVEALQKQYESMYDQQLNPCEYGFVSLTELLKSLPYLVELFEAEEEGDKGKDRVRLTRLYQFARKVRALLHTYHYNQIFLTEFWGAFSKYTGCEFQPRDYGYSTLEELLAAIPQVVWIKGHGHKKIIVLRNDMKARSSHANTESPQPEEARESQSPAGTHSPASGGSTGEAELLRLSSGSPVDLLCGPVPSCLPSPQLHPDPVLLQHKDLIRFEEHSHSQSRENQPIHDGQTQGALMPMECCGTTNEESDVAETSASSVGEVPTDCGEKSTECQSGTTKSNDPPDAVISKPSQPANLKPSVTESPSKRTSRNKIKLAANFSFPPSV; encoded by the exons ATGATGGAAGGATCGGGAAAGGAAAGGCAAATTTATAATGGAAGGTCCTTCCCATGGCTCAGGAGCACAGACAACAAGCTTTGGAAACTCACCGACTGCTTCTCTTCCCTCCAGTCTACACAACACCAG AGCAATTACATGGAAGTCCGTAAGCCAGTGTTGGAGCTGAAAGATGTCCCTCCCCCTCCACTCCACAGTGCCACTCAGCAGCCACTTGCTCTGGCCGCCCAGTCTGCGCCTCATCCCTGCCAGCTTCCCGTTTCGGACCCTCAACCCCACCAGCAGCCTCTTTCTCAGTTGCAGCCCGGGAGTCCTAAA CTGCAGACCCCGCAGAGTTTTGGGTTCCGGGTGGCCTCAGTAGCCACGTCTCAGCCCATGGCAGCTCACACGCACCCGTCCTGCTGCGCGCACCATCACACTTGTTCCTCTGTCTCAGTGGGGTGTCTGCAGTCGAAACAAGTGTCTGGATCCGCACCTGTCCGCTCGCCCTGCGTGGCCTTACCTGGGTGCTGCCGCTGTAGCGAGGAACATCGGGCAGAGCAGCACTACAATTCACTCAGTGAATCACCTTCTTCCACTCACCTCTGCACTAAGCCTTTGTACCACGAGCACAACACAGTCTGTCAGCAGGGAGCACACTACTGCCATCAGTGTTTAAGAAAG CCCACGCAGTGTTTGGGTGCAGCCGACTCCGAGAAAGTTTGGCCCAACATACCCCCTCCTCAGCCCTGCTCTGCTTCTGTACCTATGTGTAATGGCTGCAGAGTTCCTGGAACCTCCAACGATGGCATTCTGCACCCAATCGGAATGGCTAAAGTCAACCAGAAATGtg GGCTAGGGTCGAGTGATGGTTGTGGACAGGAGTCCTTGCCCCCAGTGGGAGTGTTTTGGGACATAGAGAACTGTGCCGTGCCCAGTGGTCGTTCAGCTGCAACAGTGGTCCAGAGACTCCGTGAGCGTTTCTTCCAGGGACACCGCGAAGCCGAGTTCATCTGCGTGTGCGACATCAGCAAGGAGAACAAGGCTGTCATTCAGGAGCTCAATAACTGCCAG GTCACTGTTGCTCACATTAATGCCACAGCCAAAAATGCTGCTGATGACAAGCTCCGACAGAGTCTTAGACGCTTTGCTGAAACACACACCGCTCCTGCCACGGTTATCGTCGTTTCTT CGGATGTGAACTTTGCCAGTGAGCTGAGTGACCTGCGTCATCGCCATGGCTTCCGAGTCATTCTGGTGCACAAGGCTCAAGCTTCACCTGCTCTACTGCAGCACGCACACGTGGAGGTCCTATTTGAGGACTTTGTCTCCGAATTGCCCCCCAGGATGCTAATCAAATCACAg CCCTGTTTCAACCTCCTCTTTGTGCACAACCTCCCCACGCATCGCGATGCCAAGTCCGTCAGTAGCAGGCTTCAGCGCCTTTCCAATAACTGTGGTGGGAAGGTGCTGGGTGTGTCTGGTGGCACTGCTGTGCTCCGATTTGCCAGCGCAGAGGCGGCCGAGCGCGCCTGTAAGCGCATGGAGAACGAGGACGTCCTAGGGAACCGCATCACTGTGTCATTTTCCCCTGACGGGCTACAGGAGGAGGTTGTGGAGCGGTCGCGCCCTGCGacctcttcctccttttctaATGCTCTGTTCCTTCCCGTGGAGAAGCCGCGGTCACCACGTCGGCCCAGGCGTGCACTGCGGGCATTCCAAAGCGGCAGAGACGCCGGGGTGAATGTTCCAGAAAGACCCTACAGTCCTAGGAAAGTTGGGCATGCTTCTTCGTGCAGCCCAGTGTTGAAGTCTCTTTCCCAG GATGCGAGTGGTATGGAGTCTAAGCCCCGGACAAGTCTCCCAATGGAGAAAGTCCGTGCTGCATCTGCGTCTCCTCAGAGCAATGGCCTCACCTCTCATCTACAGCCTGCTAAACCAGCCTTCCCTGCAGAGCTCCTCCAACGGGGCCGCAG GAGAGACTCGTGCAGCCTGCGTGGTACTACAGATTCCCCAGCCGAGCCGTTTCAGGTGAGCACTCCATCAGCGTTCAGCAAACTCAACCTGCACTCTTCCTTCAGCCCGCTGATGTTCTCCCAGGGATCCTGGTCCTCAAG AAGCGCGTCTCCATGTCTGTCCAATCGCTCATCCCCGCTTAGCGTTCCCTCTCGTAGCCCATGCCCCAACTCTCAACCTGAGCCCTTCTCAGACGGTGCAGACATCCAGGTAGCCAACCTCGACTACAGGATGTCCAGGAAAGAGCTTCAGCAGATCATCCTTGACACTTTCGCTAAGCATGGCAGG GTGAAAAATGTTGAGCTTAGTCCTCACACAGACTACCAGCTCAAAGCTAAAGTACAGATGAGTTCTTTGCAGCAAGCTATAGGAGCCGTCAGCGTTCTTCACCGCTACAAGATCGGCAATAAGCGCATTCATGTCTCCATCATCACTGGTGCAAATAACAAATCCCTCACAAGTCTCAG TTCCGAGATCATCAGTATTCTTCAGGATTCTCCGGCTAACTGTCTTCCACTCTTCAAATTCACTGAGATTTATGAGAAAAA GTTTGGCCACAAACTGGTCACTAGCGACCTCTACAGATTGCCCGAGGTAGTTGCTGTGCGCGAACAGGGTGGGGGACGCTTGGTGTGTCTTCTCTCCAGCAGCCTAGCCAGACATAGTCCGCTGGGCTCCTCCCAGTCCCATGATGGCTCCTCTACCAGCGGCAGTCCTGTGGTGTTTGAGGAGCTTGAGTATCACGAGCCTGTCTGCAAACGTCACTACACACAGCAGGATTTTAG tgaggcAGACTATGACCCTGACACCTACAAGATCCCATTTGTTGTGGTGTCTGTGAAAGCCCTGTCTGCTCATGTGCACAGCCTACTGCAGTCTCATGAGGGTACCATTCCTTTGCTCAG TTTCCCAGAATGCTATGCATCAGAGTTCAGTCCGCTGACGGTGGCTGAAGAAGGCATGCTGGAGGGTAGTGTTCCACTGGAGCACCTCATTACCTGTATACCAGGCATCACTATTGTAACTGCACAGAATGGCTTCAAGGTCATCAAATGGATCCATAACAAACCCCCACCACCTAATGCAG ACCCATGGCTGCAGCGCTGTAAGAGTCCAGTAGGAAATCCACAGCTGATCCAGTTCAGTCGAGAAATTGTAGACCTGATGAGAAACCAACCTTGCTGCCTGATGCCCATCACGAAGTTCATCCCTGCCTACCACCATCATTTTGCCAAACAGTGTAGAGTCTCTGATTATGGCTACTCTAAACTGCTGGAACTGCTGGAGGCTGTACCACATGTGCTCCAG ATCCTGGGCCTGGGCTCAAAGCGTTTGCTGACCCTCACACACAGGGCGCAAGTGAAGCGTTTTACTCAGGACCTGCTCAAACTGCTCAAATTTCAGGCGAGCAAGCAGGTCATCATCAGGGACTTCATGCAAGCCTACCACTG GTGTTTCTCCAGGGACTGGCGAGTGGTTGACTATGGATTGTGCGACTTGATGGATCTGCTGACTGAGATTCCTGACACGACAATTACCGTCACACAGCAGGATTCTGACACTGTCATATCTGTACCCAAGAGAG AGCGGACTGCGGAGGAAATGGAGCGCACCAGACAATTCGGAAAGGAGGTAGTGGATCTGCTGCGCCACCAGCCACACTTCCGCATGCCCTTCAGCAAATTCATTCCGACTTATCACCACCACTTCGGCCGCCAGTGTAAGCTCACCTACTATGGGTTCTCTAAGCTCGTGGAGCTGTTTGAAGCCATTCCTGATGTCCTTCAG GTGCTAGAATGTGGTGAGGAGAAGGTGCTGGCTCTGACTGAGGTGGAGCGAGTGAAGGCCCTGGCAGCTCAGCTGGTAAAGCTCTTGCGTGCTCAGAAAGACTGCACCCTACCTGTTAGCGAGCTGCTGGCTGAGTACAGTAAGACTTTCGGCTATGGCCTCCGTCTGCAGGATTTCGATGCAAGTACGCTGCCTGCACTGCTCACCAAACTCTGCCATGTGGTCAAG GTAGTGGTTGGAACTGAAGAAAAAGAGGTGCAGCTCATCAACAGGAAATCACTACGTGCACTTACCTCTCAGTTGCTGGCTGtaatgatgtcacttcctgaTGAGCACAACTGGCTGGGAGTGGAGGCGCTGCAGAAGCAATACGAGTCGATGTACGATCAGCAACTCAACCCTTGTGAATACGGCTTCGTCTCACTCACTGAGCTGCTCAAGAGCCTGCCTTATTTGGTGGAg TTGTTTGAGGCAGAGGAGGAGGGCGATAAGGGCAAAGATCGAGTAAGGTTAACTCGGCTGTACCAGTTCGCTCGGAAGGTTCGAGCCCTCCTGCACACCTACCACTATAACCAGATCTTCCTGACCGAGTTTTGGGGTGCCTTCAGCAAATACACAGGCTGCGAGTTTCAGCCTCGTGACtatggatacagcactctggaGGAGCTCTTGGCCGCTATACCACAA GTCGTCTGGATAAAAGGCCACGGACACAAGAAGATTATAGTCCTAAGGAATGATATGAAAG CCCGCAGCAGCCATGCCAACACAGAAAGCCCTCAACCCGAGGAGGCCCGTGAGAGCCAGAGCCCTGCTGGCACACACAGCCCAG CCTCAGGTGGCAGTACTGGCGAGGCAGAGTTGCTGCGTCTGAGCTCTGGTTCTCCCGTGGACCTGCTGTGTGGGCCAGTTCCCTCCTGCCTACCTTCCCCTCAGCTACATCCTGACCCGGTTCTGCTCCAGCACAAAGACCTCATCCGCTTCGAGGAGCATTCGCACAGCCAGTCCAGAGAGAATCAGCCCATCCATGACGGCCAGACTCAAGGAGCTCTGATGCCCATGGAGTGCTGTGGGACTACAAATGAAGAGAGCGATGTGGCGGAAACGTCTGCGTCCAGTGTAGGTGAAGTTCCCACTGATTGTGGTGAAAAAAGCACAGAATGTCAGAGTGGGACTACAAAATCTAACGATCCACCAGACGCTGTGATTTCCAAGCCCTCACAACCTGCCAACCTCAAACCGTCAGTTACAGAAAGCCCAAGCAAGAGAACCTCCCGGAATAAAATCAAACTTGCAGCTAATTTTTCCTTCCCTCCATCAGTCTAA